The stretch of DNA CGCGGCGTAATCCGAGTCGTCTCCGAGGAGGCGGGCGTAGTGCTTCAGGTGCGAGCCGCAACCTGCGGCATTGGTGATGATGGCATCGAAGCCGGACGGGTCGAAAAGGTCGATCATCCTTCGCGCCATCTCCTGCGCCACCGCATGCTCGCCATTGTGGCCGTGGATGGAGCCGCAACACGGTTGCACCGGCGGCGTGACCACCTCGCACCCGTTGGCCAGCAAAACGTCGGCCGTATCGCGGTTGATGTCGGCGAAGACCAGATCCTGCACGCAACCGGTCAAAAGACCGACGCGGTAGCGGGTTCCGCCGACCGGCTTCTCCACGGGACGGATCAACTGATGGGAAAACTTCGGCAGCACAACCGGCGTCATCGGCTCCAGCTCACGCAATTTGGCCGGAAGCAAGCGGGTCAAACCAAGCCGGCGGAAAACCCATTGCGCACCCGTCGCCTGGTAAAGCCAGAGCATCCGTCCGACCAGTCGCAGCAACCGCGGACGGGTAAAAAGAATTTTGAGCAGAGCGGTGCGGATGCCGGAGCGCACGGGGTTGGCCATAACGCCGGATTTTTCCACGTCGGCCCGCGCCACCTCGAAAAGGTGGGCGTAGTCCACCCCGGCCGGACAGGCGGTTTCGCAGGCCAGGCAGCCGAGGCAGTAGGACATCTCCTCGCCGAAGTCGCGCCCCAGGGGGAGATGGTCGTCGGCGATGGCCCGCATGAGGGCGATGCGACCCCGCGGGCTGTGCTTCTCGAGCTTCGTCGCGTCGTAAGTCGGACAAGTCGGCAGGCACATGCCGCAGTGCATGCACTGCTGGAGCACCGAGTAATCGAGCGACTTGAGGGAAAGGTCGCTCACGGCCGCGGGTCGAAAATTTTCCCGGGGTTCAAAAGTCCCAGCGGGTCGAAAGCCGCTTTGATGCTGCGCATGACCCCGACGTTCAGCTCGCCGATCGCGCCGGGGAGGAAATCTTTTTTGGCCAGACCGACACCGTGTTCGCCGGTGATCGTGCCGCCCAGCGCGATGGCCTGCGCGAAAATGTCTTTCATCGCTTCCTCAACGCGGTGCATTTCCTCTTTGTTTTTCTCGTTGGTCAAAAAGGTCGGGTGCAGATTCCCGTCGCCCATGTGGCCGAAGGTGCCGATCTTGAGATTGTGGCGGCGGCCCGTTTCCTGGATGCAGCGGACCATCT from Chthoniobacterales bacterium encodes:
- a CDS encoding (Fe-S)-binding protein, producing the protein MHCGMCLPTCPTYDATKLEKHSPRGRIALMRAIADDHLPLGRDFGEEMSYCLGCLACETACPAGVDYAHLFEVARADVEKSGVMANPVRSGIRTALLKILFTRPRLLRLVGRMLWLYQATGAQWVFRRLGLTRLLPAKLRELEPMTPVVLPKFSHQLIRPVEKPVGGTRYRVGLLTGCVQDLVFADINRDTADVLLANGCEVVTPPVQPCCGSIHGHNGEHAVAQEMARRMIDLFDPSGFDAIITNAAGCGSHLKHYARLLGDDSDYAARAREWDRKLKDINEWLVEIGFRVPAGQVAPQKVTYHEACHLCHGQKITKQPREILRAIPGVELTELPESNWCCGSAGVYNITQPQTAAVLQERKVGKIASTGAAVVATCNPGCHLQLVNGTRQAGLDIRVTQPVSLLARAYREESSKS